From the Synergistota bacterium genome, one window contains:
- a CDS encoding aspartate carbamoyltransferase catalytic subunit, translating to MRVKHRHLLDLRNWSREDIESVLHLAKEFEKKLNHEREKASCLRKAIIVNLFLEPSTRTRVSFELAGKMMGATVINWSNSSSSMVKGESLKDTVWTLEAMGVDAIVIRSRTIGTAAYLAKKLKRASVINAGDGAHAHPTQTLLDIYTLWKRLGSLAGKKVLILGDILHSRVARSNIIGFKKMGAKIIVSAPKTLLPLDLSPLGVQYEPDPLKAVKSADIIYVLRIQRERIKSSLIPSLREYNLRFGCARELLTEASSKTVVMHPGPINRGVEIDSEVSDSSRSIILEQVKSGISIRMAILYLLLKAREG from the coding sequence ATGAGGGTAAAGCATCGCCACCTGCTTGATTTAAGGAACTGGTCAAGAGAAGACATAGAAAGCGTGCTCCATCTTGCAAAGGAGTTTGAGAAGAAGCTAAATCATGAAAGAGAAAAAGCATCCTGCTTAAGGAAAGCCATCATAGTAAACTTATTCCTTGAACCATCCACGAGAACGCGGGTCTCCTTCGAACTCGCTGGCAAGATGATGGGCGCTACAGTCATAAACTGGTCGAATTCCTCCTCAAGCATGGTAAAGGGAGAGAGTCTGAAGGATACCGTCTGGACACTCGAAGCCATGGGAGTGGACGCCATCGTGATAAGAAGCAGAACAATTGGAACAGCAGCATACTTGGCGAAGAAGCTAAAACGAGCGAGCGTTATAAACGCAGGCGATGGAGCCCATGCCCACCCCACTCAGACGCTCCTTGACATCTATACGCTCTGGAAAAGACTTGGAAGCTTAGCTGGAAAGAAGGTTCTTATACTTGGTGATATCCTTCACAGCAGAGTAGCGAGGAGCAATATAATAGGCTTTAAGAAAATGGGAGCTAAGATAATCGTTTCAGCGCCGAAAACTCTTCTCCCACTGGATCTAAGCCCCCTGGGAGTCCAGTATGAACCAGACCCACTTAAAGCGGTAAAAAGCGCAGATATCATTTACGTCCTTAGAATTCAGAGAGAGAGGATAAAATCCAGTCTTATTCCCTCGCTTCGTGAATACAACCTTAGATTTGGATGCGCGAGAGAGCTTCTTACGGAAGCCTCTTCAAAAACCGTCGTTATGCATCCGGGTCCCATAAACCGCGGAGTTGAAATAGACTCAGAGGTTTCAGATAGCTCAAGAAGCATTATATTAGAACAAGTTAAAAGCGGAATATCGATCCGAATGGCCATTCTATATCTCCTTCTTAAAGCAAGGGAGGGATGA